One Myxococcota bacterium genomic window, GCAGCTCGTTCGCGAAGTAGATCAGCACGTTGCGACAGAACACGAGGTCCATCGTCCCCAGTGCCGAGAAATCGTCCGCCAGGTTGCGACGCTCGAAGGCGACCATCTGCCGGATCTCGGGGCGCACTTCGAGCGCGTTTCCCCGTGTCGAGAAGTATCGCTCGCGCGCGTCCTCGGAGAGTCCACGCTTCGCGGCAAAGGCGTCGTAGCGCCCCGCCACCGCGGAGAAGATCGCAGAGGGAGAGATGTCCGAACCCAGGATTTCGAAACACGTCGCGTCGACGGGATCGTCCTGACGCGCGAGCCACCCCGCGACGGTCATCGCGACCGAGTAGGGCTCCTGGCCGGTCGAGCACCCGGCGCACCAGATTCGGATCTTGCCCGAGGCGCCATCGCGAAGCCGCTCGACGAAAATCGGCAGGAACACGTCCTCGAGGACGCGCCACGGGCCGTCGTCGCGAAACCACAGGGTCTCGTTGGTCGTCATCGCGTCGACCAGGCGCTCGCGCCACAGCGAGGCCTCGGGCCCCGACAGGTGCGCGAGAAGTGAGCCGTAGCTCTCCAATCCTTCCGACGTGACCAGGTCCGCCAGTCGCGTCTCGATCAGGTACGACTTGTCGGCAGCGATCGCGATCCCGGTCTCGCGTTGCAGGTACGCGCGCAGATCGTCGAACTCGGCGTCGCTGAGGTTCGGGGCACTCATGCGGGGTCGCCGCTCGCGAGCGCCTCGAGGCGCTCTCCGATGGCGTCGAGAGCGAGCACTTCGTCCACGACCCCGAGTTCCAACCCCGAGCGAGGGATACCCCACACGACGCTGCTCGCCTCGTCCTGTGCGAGGCAGTAGCTCGTGCTCGCCTCTTTCGTCGCCTGCACGCCGTGGGCACCGTCGGTCCCCATGCCGGTGAGCAACACGCTCAACACCGGCCGATCCACACGCCGGGCCGTCGATCGCAGGAAACGATCGATCGAGGGGCGGCCACCGTTCTCCGGCTCCCCCTCGAAGATCCGCAGGGTGAACTCGCCCTCCTCCCCGGCCCGGGGCCCGAGTTCGAGGTGGCGACCGCCGGGAGCGACGTAGACCCCACCGGCCCGCGCGCGGTCACCGGGCTGCACCTCTCGGACGGGCAAGGCGCAATCGGCGTTGAGCGAAAGGGCGAGCGAGCTCGTGAACCCCTCGGCCATGTGCTGGATCACCACGATCGGGAGCGGGAACGAAGGCGAGAGCGACGACAACACCGTCCGAAGTGCGCGCGGCCCCCCGGTCGAGACCCCCATCACGACCAGCTCGGGGGTCTCGGACAGCGATCCGGACCGCGGTTCGGGTGCGACAGGGCGCGGCTCGGACTCGGCCGCCGACACTGGCTGCGCCGTGCGGGCCGCCAGCGCGCAGCGGACGACCCGTTCCAGGGCGCGTACCAGGCGATCCTCTTCGGACGGGTGGTTCGGCTTGCGGATCACTTCGACGGCGCCGAGCGCCAGCGCCTCGACCGCGCGGCGCGCCTGGGAGGTCGCCGACAACAGCGCGACCGGAAGCGCCGGGGCGCGTTCCTGGAGTGCCTTCAGCGCTTCGAGGCCGCCCTGCTCGGGCAGCTCGACATCGAGCAGCACGAGATCGACGGGCCGGTCCTCGAGCTCCGCGAGGAGTTCCCGACGACTTGCCGCCTCAGCCACGACCTCGACGGACTCTTGGCCCGCCAGCATGCGTCGCACCAACGCTCGACTCGTCGAACACTCGTCCGCCACTGCGACCCGCACCGGGTCCGCCATCTGCCCCTCCCTCTCCGAGGTCCCCGGTTTCCTCGACCTAGACCCGGAAGGCGGCGACGAGTTCGTGCAGGCGGGTGGCCAGCGCGCTCATCTCGCGTGACGCGTCATCGACCCGAGAGGCGCCGCTCGCCGTGCCCTGCACCCCTCGGCTCACCTCTTCGATGCTCGTCGAGACACTGCGGGCACCGACCGAGGCTTCACTGGCACTGCGGGAGATCTCGTTCGATCCCTTGGAGAGTTCCTCCGCATTCTTGGCAACCTCTGTGGCACCCTTCGAGCACTCTCTCACATTCTGGTTCACCACCGTGGCCGCCTCCGCAGCCGAGCCCACCTCCGACGCGATACTGGCCGCGGCGCTGCGCTGGGCGGCGACCGAAGCCGCGATCTCCTGAGAGATCTCGTTGATCTCGTCGATCACGGAAACGATCTCCTGGATCGCCTCGACGGAGCTCTGGGTGGTGCCCTGCATGTCCTCGATGCGGGCTCGGATCTCGTCGGTCGCTGACGCCGTCTGCTTCGCCAGCTCCTTGACCTCGTTCGCGACGACGGCGAAACCGCGGCCCGCCTCTCCCGCCGAAGCGGCTTCGATCGTGGCGTTCAGGGCCAGCAGGTTCGTCTGTTCGGCAATGTCGTTGATCACGCCCACGACCTTGCCGATCTCCTGGGCCGAATCGCCCAGCCGACGCACCGTGTCGTTCGTGTGCTTCGCCGACTCCGCGGCACGGGTCGCAATGTCGGCTGCCTGTCCCGAGCTCTGGGCCACCGAGCCGAGCGAGGTGCTCATGTCCTCGACCGCGCCCGCCACCGAGTTCACCGATCCGGCCATGGAGTTCACGTTCTCCGAGACGGTGGAGAGGTTCGTGGACATCTCTTCCACCGCCGCTGCCACGTTCTGAACGTTCGTCGAAGACTGCTCGACGGCAGCGGCCACCGTGGCGATGTTCGAGGTCATCTGTCCGGTGGAACTCGCCACCGAATTCGTCTCCTCGCTCATCCGCGAGATCTCCGAAGCCATCTCGCCCGCAACGCCGGTGAGCTCCTCTGTGGACCCGCTCAATCGCTCGCCTTGGCCTTTGATCTCACCGAGGCCGGAGCGAAGGATCTCGAGGAGCTCGCGGAAGCGTCCTGCCAGCCTTCCGATCTCATCGTCCGAGTCGACCAAGGGCGGCTTCGTGAGATCGCCCGCGGCGGCGTGCTCCATCGACTCGAGCATCTCGTTGATCGGGCGCTTCAAGGTCGCCGTGATCCTGCGCGCGAAGAGCACGATCAGGATGCAGGCGCCCACCATCACACCACCGGCCCATTGGAGCAGGCCCCGCTCCGCCGCTGCGGTCAGCGCATGCAACTCATCGATCGCGGCGAATGCCTCTTCGGTTCCGACCTCCGCGACGATCGCCCAGCGCTGTCCAGCGAGTTCCACCGGCGCGAAGGCCGAAACGACCTGCCCGCCGTGATAGGCCTCGATGACCGCGACATCGTCCTCCCCAGCCAGCGCCTGCCGGGTGCTCTCGGTCTCGACGCTCCCCTGCTCCGGCCGCCGGTACGACGCGACGACCGAGCGATTCTCCGGGTCGCGGTACGAGTCGGAGCGCATCTTGCCGTCGGGTCCCACGAGGTAGACCTCGCCGGTCTCGCCGAGGCCGGCCCGGGCGCTCATCACCTCGGTGATGCGATCTAGCGGCATCTGGAAGATCGCGACCCCGATCTTCTTGCCCCCGTCGAAGATCGGCGACGCGATGAAGCTCGCCGGCGCCTCGTAAGAGGGCGGATACTGGGCGAAGTCGAAGAGCGCGAAGGCGTCCGGGCGCACGGCACCATTCGCCGCGCGGAAGGCCTCGCCGAAGTTGGTCTGGGCGTACGCGCCCGAGAGCAGCGACGTCGTGTAGTCGAGCTCCTTGAACACGGAGTAGACGATGTCGCCTGTGTCGGGTGCGACCAGGAAGATGTCGTAGTAGCCGAAGCGCTCGAGGTAGCTCCGGATCGCCGGGTGATAGCGCGCGTGCAGATCGTGGTATCGCGCGCGGCCGCTCGGGCGATCCATCCGGTGCTTCGACCCGAGAGGGTGCGGGTTGGCTCGGATGTAGGCGTGCTGGAGGGCAACGGAATCGTCGTCAAGCTGGGCCACCCAGCCCGCGGCCGAAGAGCCCTGCCCGTTCTGCTTCCGGTACTCCGTGTCGAACTCGCCGGTGTAGTAGGTGGCGAGCTCGATCCGCATCGCGTCGATGTCGAGATCCGCACCGTCGCGGTAGGCGTCGAACGCGACCCGGAACTCGCGCATGGCGTCGACCACCATCGGATCTTCGCTGAAGGTGACGACCTGGTCCTCGATCGTGTGGAAGTAGCGCTCGATCGACGCCTTCTTCTCGTCGCGCAACGCCACGAGTTTCGCTTCGACTTCGCTGCGTAGCGCGCCGCTGGCCAACGCGGCCTCGGCCTCGAGAGCGCTGCCGCCGCGCTGGTAGCTGATCGCGATGGCGACCACGAGCGGTACGATTCCCGCGATCAGGAACGGCGCGATCAGGCTTCGCGTCAGGATCTCGAAGAGTCTCTGCATGTCATCCCTCTTGGGCAATCGCCTCGGGTAGCCCCGTGGCGGCGAATCGTTCGTAGACAGCGTCGTCGGCGGAGAGCAGCGGCTTCGGGTTGAGGATCCCGAGCGCGCTCGATCGGGTCTTGCAGACCCCCACCACGTATGGCGCAGCGCGAGCCGAGAGGTTTGCGGGCGGCGCCTCGAGGTCGCTCCGGCTCGGCGTCACGATGTCGGTGATGCGATCGACGAGGAAGCCCATCTTGTCGTCGGCGATCTCGCCGTCCATGAACTCGGCCGTCGTCTTCAGCACCACGAGGCGGCTGCTCGCTGTGATCTCGCGCCGCGGTGCCCCGAGCCGCACCCCCAGATCGACCACGGTCACGACCTGGCCGCGGAGGTTCACGAGCCCGCGCAGGTAGGAAGGCGCCCGGCGCACGGGGGTGAGATCGAGCTGCTGATTCACCTCGCGGACGAATCCAATCGGAATCGACAGCAGGTGCCCGGCCACCTCGAACCCGACCAGTCCGCTCCGCGCGAGGCGCAGGATGTCGTCGCTCGCGTTGGGCAGCGTCACGCGGCGACCTCGCGGGGCGCGCAGACTCCAGCGGGCTCGAGGAGCAGGGTCAGGTGACCATCGACGATCGCGCGGCCGAGCAGCCCGGGCGCGGACTCTTCGACCTCCTCGAGCTGTACGACCGCGTCCACGGTGTCCACGATCCGGCTGGCGAGAATGCCGCTGCCCGCCTCCTCGCCGCGCGGGATCAGGACGAAGAGCTCGCTGGATTCGGAGGGCGTCGGGCCCACCGGAAGACGGTCCTCGAGCCGCACCACGGGGAGGCTGCGTCCGCGGTAGTCCAGGCATTCCTGTCCGCCGACGAGTTGGAGGTCCGCCCGCGAGATCCGTTCGAGCCGAAGCACCCGATGCAGGTCGATGGCGAAGTGCTCGCCGGGTGCGTTCGTGAAGAGCACCAGCTGCCGGCGTTCTGCGCCATGGGCCATGCCCTGCTGTTCCGCGTGTGCCGCGCGGGCGACGAGCTTCGATTCTTCGAGACGCAGCTCCGCGACGGTCGCCAGGCCCGCAGCATCGAGAATCATGGCGACGCAACCGTCTCCCATGATCGTGGCTCCCGCGTAGATCCCGCACTCGTCAAAAAGGTTCGAGAGTGGTTTGACCACGACTTCCTCGCTGTCGAGGATCGCGTCGACCACCAGGCCGAAGTGGGCCTCGCCCACCTGCAGGACGACGATCTGCAGGGAGCCGGCTTCCTCGCCTTCCCCGCCCCGCGGCGGCCCCGCTTCGCGGTTGGGCTCCGGAGACCCGCCGAGGACCTCGGCGAGGCGAACGATGGGAAGCAGGTGCCCGCGTAGGCGCACCACCTCGGCATCGTTGACGTGGGCGAGCCGGCGTTCGTGATCCTCGGCCCGAACCCGGATCAACTCGACGAGATTCACCTGGGGGATCGCGAAGCGCTCTCCGTCCGCGGACACGATCAGCGAAGGGATGATCGCAAGCGTGAGGGGAAGCCGGATCGTCAGCTTCGACCCTTGGCCCGGCTCGCTCTCGAGATCGATCTTCCCGCCCAGGCGGGCGATATTCGTCTTCACGACGTCCATGCCGACGCCGCGTCCGGAAACGTCGGTCACCTTCTTCTTCGTGGTGAAGCCAGCCGCGAAGATCAGCATCCGCGCCTTGTTGTCGCTCAGGGCGTTCGCTTCTTCTCGCGTCAGCACGCCGCGCTCCACGGCCACCTGACGGGTCTTCGCCGGGTCGATGCCGGCGCCGTCGTCCTCGATCTCGATGTGGACCTGCCCGCCCTCGTGGAACGCCCGTAGGGTGATCTGCCCCTGGCGCGGCTTCCCCGCGGCTTCGCGGAGGTCGGGCGTCTCGATCCCGTGATCGAGCGCGTTGCGGATCAGATGCGTCAGCGGGTCGGAGAGCAGCTCGACGATGGACTTGTCGAGCTCGACGTCCGACCCCTCGATCGAGAGATCGACCTCCTTGGAGAGGGAGCGCGAGAGGTCGCGCACGATCCGCGTGAATTTGTTGAAGACCAGGCCCATCGCCTGCATCCGCGTATTGACGATGTTGCCCTGGAGCTCGCTCGTGATCTGGTCGAGATCCTGGAGCACTGCGTTCGTGGTCGAGTCGGCGGTCTTCGCGACGCAGCGGAGGAGCTGGTTGCGCGAGAGCACCAGTTCTCCTGCCAGATTCATCAGCCGGTCCAGCAGCCGGACGTTCACTCGGACGGATTCGGTGGCAGGAGCGGAACCGCTCGTTGGCTGCACGGCGCTGGCCGACTCGCTGGGCGCCGTCGCCTCCGTGGGGGCACCTTTCGGGTCCGACGCGGAAGGCGCTGTAGCGGGCGGCTTCTTGGGGCGCGAGGCCGGCTTCGCCACGGGGAACACGGCATCGGGGTCGAGCCCGACCTCCTGGGCCAGATCCGCCGGCTCGGCGAGTGCCTTCACGAGGAGCTCCGAGCCCCCGTCTTCGTGCGCCGCCTCCTGCACCAGATCCGCGCAGGTCGTGAGCCGCTCGCGGAAGGCGCTGCTCCAGGGGTCGTCGGCGAGCTGGTCCGCCGTCAGTCGAATGCGAAGGAGCCGCTGGCCGAAGCGTCGCGCGTCCTTCCACTGCTCTCGGGTGGCGGTCAGCACGAAGTCGCGGTTCCGCCCCTGGGCCGCCGGCGAGGTGGGTGTGTCGACGGGAGCGTTCGACGCCCCTGCCCCTGTGCCATCGCGCCCCAGCTGCTCCATGCAGGCCGAGATCTCGGGCTCGACGTCCAACTCGAGCGCTTCCGGCAGGGCGTCGAGCAACGCGGCAAGTTTGTCCAGGCCCCGCAGGAGAACGTCGACCATGGGCGGCGCGAACGGCAGCACGCCGTCCCGCACGGGCATGAGCAGCGTCTCCATGGCGTGGGCCAGGCCCTGGATCCGATCCAGACCGAAGAAGCCCGCGGTGCCCTTGACGCTGTGGACCGCCCGGAAGACCTCGTGGATCAGCTCGGTGCGGCGCGCGTCGGGCGCGTGCTCCATCTCGAGCAGCGCCGGCTCGACGACGTTCAGGTGCTCTTGTGACTCGACCTTGAACTCGAGGAGCAGGCTCGCGTCGGAATCGCTCATGGCCGACTAGTCGAGGACGGCCGAAACGACGTCTTCGAGCTGGTCAGCGGTGCACGGCTTCGGGACACAGCCCGACGCCCCATGCTCGACGAACAAGCGAACCGACTCCGGAGTGCTCTCGGTCGTGATCATGACGACCGGAATGCTGTCCAGCGTCCCCCGCTCCTTGAGCGCGTCGAGGAACTCGATCCCATTCATATTGGGCATGTTGACGTCGCTGAAGATCACATCGACGTCGTTCTTGTCGAGCACTTCGAGGGCTTCGAGGCCATCGCCTGCCTCGTAGAGCTCGGTCGCCTTGTAGCCTGCCTGTCGCAGACAACGCGTGATGATCTTTCGCATCGTCGCGGAGTCGTCGACGATCAGCACACGCATGCGGCCCCCCCTGTGCCTGGCGACGCACGCGGCGCCGGCGCTTCTCGTATCGGAGGAGGCGTTGCGTGCTGAATCACTCTGGGGCGATCCGCCGCCTCTTGCCGATTCGATTGGACGCATCTCGTACGCGCTTTCCTGGGTTTCGCGCGGCGGAACCCCGGATCAATGCCACCGCCAACCCCGCCGAAGAAGGATGACGCTTTGCAGACACGCGCGTCTGTTCGAGGGGACTCATGCCGTTGCCCGCCCAGTGCACCGAAGAGAAGGCCCAGACCCTGATCGCCGCCCTGCTCGGCAAGGCGATCCAGAAGAGCCCGGCGGAAGCGGCGCAGCTGCTTTCGAGCGCACCGCTCGCGGTCGCGTCCTATGGGGACGACTCGGGTTCGACCCAGGCGTGGGCGGTGTGCGACCTCGATTTCGCAGCGAACGCGGCGATGGCGCTCATCCTGGCCGCGCCGAACCGGGCGGAAGAGCTGACAAAGGCGGGACGCTTCGACGAGCAGATCCTCGAGAACCTGGGTGAGATCTTCAACGTCCTCGCCCAGCTCTTCGCTCAGTCGGACGGAAGCCAGTGGAAGCTGCTCGGCGTCGAGGCCGAGGCGGCTCCGGGATCGAAGCAGGCGAGCTGGTGCTTCCACGCGGACATCGCGGGCTATGGCGGCGGCCGGATCGCCGTCTTCCTCGCTGAGTAGCCGCCCGCTCGCCGCCTCGGCGGGCGCGAAGCGAATTGGCGCCCCCGGCAGGACTCGAACCTGCGACGCACGGTTTAGGAAACCGACGCTCTATCCATCTGAGCTACGGGGGCCTCTGGCGGAACGTATCGCCTTGGGCGGGGAGCGCGACACCGCTCGAAGCGCGCCCTCGAGAGGCCGGAAGACCGCTCGCGGAGCTGCGTCCCGCGAATCCCCTGTGAACCCCCAGCCCTGGCCCGAGGCGCTCCCCGGCAGACTCGGCCGGGCGAGGCGCGGCGCGGACCCCGCGGTGCATTCGCTCGCGAAGGAGGTTCCGTGTTGGTTTCGAGTCGACTTTCGAGGAGTGTGGCTTGCGCGCTCCTGCTGGGCCTCGCTCCCGCCTGGGCCTCCGCCGAGCTCTGGACCCTCAGCTCGATCATCACCCAGATCAACACGCCGCACCCCGAGACCTCGCTGGGGCAGACGGTGCTGGTCCAGGTCGATATCGACCCCCTGGCCGCCGACATCGACCCGAATCCGAACGCGGGTGCCTACACGCCCGACGACTACACGGTCTTCTTCTTCGGGAACAACGGTCCTCACCTATCGCAGGGCGTGACCCTGTTCACCCAGCTGCTCGTGCACAATGACATCTCCGGGCCGCCGCCCCTGATCCGCGACCAGCTTGTCGGTATCGGCTACGTGAGCATGCCGTCGCTGTCGGCCGCGCCGGATGACGAGATGCTCGCCCAGTTCTTCCTCAGCGAGGACGACGCGGTGGCCCCAACGGTGCTCCTGAACGACGACCTGCCCCACCCGATCACGCCACCGCTGGCAGACTTCACGGCAGAACGGACCCTGTTCGTGGGTGGGGACGGCTACAGCTTCATCGCCACGGTCACCGCCTTCGGCAACTCCGGTGCGTCACCGCCGACGCCCGTCCTGCCCACGAGCATGGTCACAAACGCGAACGGCACCATCAGCTGGTTCTTTGCCAATGGCGCCGAACTCTGTGTCTCGGGCTGCTGGGTCGACCCGCCGATCGCGACTTCCTACACCTACGCGGTCACCAGCGGTGGCCTCTTCCACGCCATCAACGACTTCCCCACCGGCTTCAGCGCCGACTTCGAGGTCTCGGTGGGTGGCAGCTCGCTGGGCACCTTCGGCCCCGGCGACTCGGTCGACTTCACGACCTTCCCGGGTGGCGGCGTGACGAGTTTCGAGGTGTCGGGGATCTCGCCGGGCGTGAACGCCGAGGACGCCGCCGCCTTCCCGCTCCAGGTGACCCTGGATTCCGCGACGACTGCGTTCTCGATGACCTCCGGGCCCGGACTCCCGTCCGTACCCGTGATGGGCTTCCTCGCTCGCGCGCTGGCCGTCGCGACGCTCGTCCTCGCCGGGTCGGCGGGGATCTCCTGGCGAAGGAGCCGGCGCTCGCTCCGCGCCTGAGCCGCGCACGAACGCGGCCAGGCCGATCCCCTGTGAACCCCCAGCGCCGTGGTCACCTCGGGCACTGCAGAGTGTCCCGCAAGTCGGGTACGGGCCGAAGACCCGTGTCCAGACCAAGGAGACCCGCACGTGTTCACCTGCACTCGATTGGTTCCGCGACGCGTCCTCGGCGCGTTCTCGATCCTTTGGCTCGCGCTCTGCCTGATTCCACTGCGCGGCGCGGCCGAGCTCTGGACCTTGAACTCAATCATCACGGACATCAATACGCCGCACCCGGCCGTCTCGCTGGGGCAGTCCGTGCTCGTACAGGTCGAGATCGATCCCTCCCAGCCGGATATGGACCCGGGCAACCCGAACAACGGTGCGTACTCCTTCGACGACTTCACCGTGTTCTTCTTCGGGAACAACGGACCCAACCTCTCGCAGGGGATCTCGCTCTTCGCCTCACTCGCCGTCGTCGACGACCAGAGCATTCCGGGCTCGATGCTGCGCGATCAGCTCTACGGCCTGGGCTACATCCGCATGCCGTCGCTCTCGGCCGCTCCCTTCGACGAGATGCTCGCCCAGTTCTTCCTCACCGAAGACGACACGGTGGCACCGACGGTGTTGCTCGACGACGGCATTCCCGACCCGGTGACGCCGCCGCTCGGGGACTTTACGACCAACCGCACGATCACGTTCCTCGGGAACGGCTACGCCTTCCTCGCCACGGTCACCGCGTTCGGCAACGCGGGGGCCTCGCCGCCCACGCCCGTCCTTCCGACGAGCATGGTCACGAACGCGAACGGCACCATCACCTGGATCTTCGCCAACGGCGCCGAGCTCTGTGTCTCGGGCTGCTGGGTCGACCCCCCGATCGCGACTTCCTACACCTACGCGGTCACGAGCGGTGGCCTCTTCCACGCCATCAACGACTTTCCCACCGGCTTCAGCCCCGACTTCGAGGTCTCGGTGGGCGGCAGCTCACTCGGCACCTTCGGCCCTGGCGACTCGGTCGACTTCACGACCTTCCCGGGCGGCGGCGTGACGAGCTTCGAGGTCTCGGGAATCTCGCCGGGGGTGGATGCCGAAGACCCCGCGGCCTTCCCGCTCCAGGTGACCCTCGATTCGTCCACGACGGCGTTCTCGATGACGTCGGGGCCCGCGTCCGTCCCGGTGCCGATGCTCGGCTTCCTAGGGCGCGCACTGGCCGTCGCGACGCTCGTCCTCGCGGGGTCCGCCGGCATCGCCTGGCGCCGCTCGCGCGGCTGACCCGTCGCAGCCCGGTCGCTGTCGGGCACGCTGCTCGAGGTCAGGACAGGCCGAGCTCGTCCTTGTTGCGGTACCAGACGATCCCGAGGATCCGCATCTCGACCATCAACAGGTAGAAGAAGGTCGCCTGGAGAAGCGGCACACCCACCAGCGAAGGCACCATCGCGTCGAGGACGCCCATGCCCAGCTGGCCGAGGACCGCCATCGGGAGCAGGACCGCACAGGCGATCCAGTAGGTCGCGTTGATCTTGAACAGGAGCGGCACGACCGTGAGCGGCGTGATCGCCAGGAAGTTCCCCGAGACCGACGCCGCGATCCACGCCATCGGTGCGTAGAGCGCGCCGGCCACCAACAGCCCCGCCGCGAGCGCGCCCCGACCCTGCCCGGCAGCCCATGCGGCCGGACCGAAGGAAAGGAAGGTGGTCGCCGAGGCGAGCACCACGGGCCAGGCGATCTCGAAGATCGTCGACGTATCGGGCCACTGGGGCGCCGTACTGCGACCGTCGGCAGTCGAGCGGATCACCGCCATGCCGTAGGCGAGGAAGAGCCCGAAGCCGAGCAGCGAGCCGAGCCCCGCGGCGAAGAACTGGAACAGCGAGGCGACCGCCGTGCCCCCCAGCAGGATCAGTGGGCCGCTGTCCCGCAGCGGATAGACCCAGGCATCGACGAACGCACCCGAGAGCTCGTCCTCGGAGACCTCGACGCCCGCCACCACCGCAGTGCAGAGCTCGCCGCAGGACTTGCAGCTGTCGACCTGCGTGCGGCCGTAGGTCTTGATCACCACGCAATCGGGGCACAGGACCGACTCGCAGCCCACACACATCCAGACCGCGTCCGCGCCGGGATGATTCGCGCACTCGAACGCCATGGGCCCTCCGTCGGTTTCCCTCGACTGTCCTTCTCTCGAAGGTCGTCGGGCCGGCTGTGCCGCTTTAGCCACAGGGAGCCACGGCGACACGAAAGAGCGTCCCGCGGTCGGGAGGCGCTCGGAGGAGCCGCCTGGCCTGGAGCCGGTGGCGGGGCGGGTTTCCCCATGGCAGCCGTCGCGCCTGCTGGAAGAATCAAAACGACACGATTCTGTGAAGCCAGCGTACAATGATGGAGTGAGTCGGGACCGTTCGGCATCCAGCGAGTTCGGGGCGCTCAGCGCGGGAGCTGCTTCGCGCGTGGATCTCTGGAGCCGGATCATCGATGCGGCGTCCGTCGCGAGCATGGCCGAGGTCGGCGTCTGGCGCGGAGACTTCTCGCGAGAGATCCTGACCCGCTGCACGGCCCTGCAGCGTTACGTCATGATCGACCCCTGGGCCCATCTCAGCGATTGGAACAAGCCCTACAACACGGAGCAGCGGCGCTTCGACGAGATCTACGCCGAGGCCATGCAGCAGACCGAGTTTGCGGCGAGCAAGCGTGAGGTCCTCCGCGGCCGTACCAAGGACGTCGCGGCGAGCATCCCGGACGGATCCCTCGACTTCGTCTACATCGACGGAGACCACACGCTGCGCGGCATCGCGATCGATCTGATCCAGCTGCTTCCCAAGGTTCGCGAGGGCGGTCTCATCGGCGGCGACGACTTCACCCCCGACCCCTGGCAACACGATCTTCGCTTCGAACCCACCCTGGTCTGTCCTTTCGGCGTCTATTTCGCGGAAGCGATGGACCTGCCGATTACCGCGTTGCCGTGCGCGCAGTTCGTGATCGAGAAGAGAACCGGCGCG contains:
- a CDS encoding class I SAM-dependent methyltransferase translates to MDLWSRIIDAASVASMAEVGVWRGDFSREILTRCTALQRYVMIDPWAHLSDWNKPYNTEQRRFDEIYAEAMQQTEFAASKREVLRGRTKDVAASIPDGSLDFVYIDGDHTLRGIAIDLIQLLPKVREGGLIGGDDFTPDPWQHDLRFEPTLVCPFGVYFAEAMDLPITALPCAQFVIEKRTGAGFSFRDLTGRYGDLSLNRLPSGRRRLAHMRSRLRQMVSPSH